Proteins from a genomic interval of Rhizobium rhododendri:
- a CDS encoding MBL fold metallo-hydrolase translates to MFETEIIRIPILPLKMVNAHVIRCEAGCILVDAGIPGSEGKIGQVLGRHGLSFRDIKLIVVTHAHTDHAGSAARLRALSGAPILAHADDVDFYTRRRPMTYCPTGLVGKLFFRTPAPHQPYEGFEPDMLMTNGETVNLLNFGVDGLVRHTAGHTAGSISVELGSQDVLVGDLLASGILIGGVAFTGRAIRPPFEDDPHAVARELNRMVEGGKRRFYMGHGGPLGPEEVLRHTKRLSHTASQCGQHGNCNHTRLEGL, encoded by the coding sequence ATGTTCGAAACAGAGATTATCCGCATTCCCATTCTGCCCCTGAAGATGGTCAATGCGCACGTCATTCGCTGCGAGGCCGGGTGCATCCTCGTCGACGCCGGAATACCCGGATCGGAGGGCAAGATCGGCCAGGTTCTCGGCCGGCACGGATTGTCGTTTCGTGACATCAAGCTGATAGTTGTCACCCATGCCCATACGGATCACGCCGGGAGCGCCGCCCGCCTTCGGGCGCTGTCAGGTGCGCCAATCCTCGCGCACGCGGACGATGTCGATTTCTACACCCGCCGGCGTCCCATGACCTACTGTCCGACCGGTCTGGTGGGAAAGCTGTTTTTTAGGACGCCTGCCCCTCATCAGCCCTATGAAGGCTTCGAGCCCGACATGCTGATGACCAACGGCGAGACGGTAAATCTCCTGAACTTTGGCGTCGACGGACTGGTACGCCACACGGCAGGTCACACCGCAGGTTCGATCTCTGTGGAGCTGGGGTCGCAGGACGTCCTGGTCGGAGACCTGCTCGCATCTGGAATTCTCATAGGAGGCGTGGCGTTCACGGGCCGTGCGATACGTCCGCCTTTCGAAGACGATCCACACGCAGTGGCCCGAGAATTAAACCGTATGGTAGAGGGCGGGAAGAGGCGCTTTTATATGGGCCATGGCGGCCCGCTTGGACCAGAGGAAGTTTTGCGCCATACAAAACGACTGTCGCATACTGCATCTCAATGCGGCCAGCATGGCAACTGCAATCATACCCGCCTAGAAGGGCTATAG
- a CDS encoding N-acyl amino acid synthase FeeM domain-containing protein, with protein sequence MTVRNKSLHPLAATTSFAAQGLAALNRIEYRRVVAGNDLEEIFRLRYNAYRREELIESDASHQSADAYDSSPNAQIFGLYFEDRLASSLRIHFATPTERTCPTNSHFPGALDSHFDRGFKFIDSSRFCADSYLSGILPFLPFMTIRLTAMACIFFDADFTLSVIRPEHAGFYKRYYGMKKWRGSQKVDWFAHEVDLYANGKLENSDSILSRLPFFRSLSSERKRLFSTPPEGVESVSVIPSAEAAILIAR encoded by the coding sequence ATGACGGTGCGCAATAAATCTTTACACCCTCTGGCTGCCACGACAAGCTTTGCGGCTCAAGGACTTGCCGCACTCAATCGGATTGAATACCGACGCGTCGTCGCCGGTAACGATCTCGAAGAGATTTTCCGCCTGCGATACAACGCCTATCGGCGCGAAGAACTGATCGAGTCCGATGCGTCCCATCAGAGCGCGGACGCCTATGACAGTTCGCCGAATGCCCAGATTTTCGGCCTCTATTTCGAGGATCGTCTCGCGAGCTCGCTTCGCATTCATTTCGCGACACCCACAGAGCGAACTTGTCCAACGAATTCGCATTTTCCCGGCGCTCTGGATTCCCATTTTGACAGAGGTTTCAAATTTATCGATTCCAGTCGCTTTTGCGCCGATTCATACCTGTCCGGTATCCTTCCATTTCTGCCCTTCATGACGATACGGCTGACGGCGATGGCATGCATCTTTTTCGACGCAGACTTCACGCTGTCCGTTATTCGTCCGGAGCATGCAGGCTTTTATAAGCGTTACTACGGCATGAAAAAATGGAGAGGCAGCCAGAAGGTCGACTGGTTCGCCCATGAAGTGGATCTCTACGCCAATGGAAAACTCGAAAACAGCGATTCCATCCTGAGTCGACTTCCTTTCTTCAGATCCCTGAGCTCAGAACGCAAACGCCTTTTCAGCACGCCGCCGGAGGGTGTGGAATCCGTTTCGGTCATTCCGTCGGCTGAAGCCGCAATTTTGATCGCGCGTTAG
- a CDS encoding putative bifunctional diguanylate cyclase/phosphodiesterase has product MKATRLKTLFAQETLPPSIKKSFVDTLFMQTETLVTGWVSQCAVCLLGYFNLGRSEFLYLIAVLTLILAVRMWDSSNFNRQMARKRGYEVTDAQIRIWRARYIIGSCSTALCLAFISCFTVWIDPGSLATLAAIGLALGTLNSVVGKNFGDKFNIDALVFITCAPMMLTLALKGVLANDKIMVVTALLLLPVMLIARQMARQVRGILYSSLTNLHHANAFRKLFEAALNYMPGGLIMIDDNDKVSIMNFKAARMFGIPDQAAVVANRTRLLRLVTLGMVSNQLTRGEASELRAAIGDLMGGDSASKTVNIGDKHIQLTVNKLPTRTPKEDEAIGGAVLICEDVTLRVEAYERARLNANFDHLSGLPNRRYLIEQINEAVQGMGDEELIAIGQLDINKFKLINDNFGHATGDAAIRSVGQAINALETERMLRGRWGGDEFMIAILGLKDERHIKEELDKIFTRLCRRYEIADDGDNDDGVVMQRVSKLDIKCSGGVVICRKDSFVLEDAMKKADVALLTAKKEPDIGWLQFDEAMAAEYHKEQKLKDDFRIALREGYITPVYQPMYTPDGARLVCCEALARWHHPELGSIVPARFIPIAEQYGFIHELTVSMMNRACRDCAGWHDPTICVSVNLSAVDLANHRILDVIKIALTSAKLDPHRLQIEVTESVFVKDRGQAAGVLRNLQDMGIRIAIDDFGTGYSNLALINDMPLDKLKIDRSFVENIVTDQRARTFFTSMVTFTKSLGFGIVVEGVETLEQLNIIQMSNVDLIQGYLFGRPMVNDDINARIDELLAIDKGQTGKKVVRIKKP; this is encoded by the coding sequence GTGAAAGCCACGAGATTGAAAACACTCTTCGCGCAAGAAACCCTTCCGCCGTCTATTAAAAAGTCTTTCGTCGACACACTTTTCATGCAGACAGAGACGCTGGTCACGGGCTGGGTTTCGCAATGCGCGGTCTGTCTGCTCGGCTACTTCAACCTTGGCCGCAGCGAATTCCTATATCTGATCGCTGTCCTAACTCTCATTCTCGCCGTGCGGATGTGGGACTCGTCCAACTTCAATAGGCAGATGGCCCGCAAACGCGGGTATGAGGTCACGGACGCCCAGATCCGTATCTGGAGAGCCCGCTATATCATCGGTTCCTGCTCCACGGCCCTTTGCCTGGCTTTTATCTCCTGTTTTACCGTCTGGATCGATCCCGGTTCCCTTGCCACGCTCGCTGCAATTGGTCTGGCGCTCGGGACATTGAACTCGGTGGTCGGCAAGAACTTCGGCGACAAGTTTAACATCGACGCTCTCGTCTTCATCACCTGCGCGCCCATGATGTTAACTTTGGCACTCAAGGGTGTCTTGGCGAATGATAAAATCATGGTCGTCACGGCCCTTCTGCTCCTTCCCGTCATGCTGATTGCACGCCAGATGGCGCGCCAGGTCCGTGGAATCCTGTACAGCAGTTTGACCAACCTTCATCACGCCAATGCTTTTCGGAAGCTGTTCGAAGCGGCTCTGAACTATATGCCTGGCGGCCTCATCATGATCGACGACAACGACAAGGTCTCCATCATGAACTTCAAGGCCGCAAGAATGTTTGGCATCCCGGACCAGGCGGCGGTTGTGGCCAACAGGACGCGCCTTTTGCGACTGGTCACCCTTGGCATGGTCAGCAATCAACTGACCCGTGGCGAAGCGTCCGAGTTAAGGGCGGCAATTGGCGACCTCATGGGTGGCGACTCGGCCTCAAAGACGGTCAACATCGGTGACAAGCATATCCAGTTGACCGTCAACAAACTACCCACGAGAACCCCGAAAGAGGATGAGGCCATTGGCGGTGCTGTCCTTATTTGCGAGGACGTAACACTGAGGGTCGAGGCCTATGAGAGAGCCAGGCTCAATGCGAACTTCGACCACCTGTCCGGGCTGCCAAACCGCCGTTACCTGATCGAACAGATCAACGAAGCCGTGCAAGGGATGGGCGATGAAGAATTGATCGCCATCGGGCAACTCGATATCAACAAGTTCAAGCTCATCAATGACAATTTTGGCCACGCGACGGGCGACGCCGCCATTCGCAGTGTTGGCCAGGCGATCAACGCGCTCGAGACCGAGCGCATGCTGCGCGGGCGCTGGGGCGGCGACGAATTCATGATCGCGATTTTGGGCCTCAAGGATGAGCGCCATATCAAGGAGGAGCTAGACAAAATCTTCACGCGACTTTGCCGCCGTTATGAAATTGCGGACGATGGCGACAATGATGACGGTGTCGTCATGCAGCGCGTGAGCAAGCTTGATATCAAATGTTCGGGCGGCGTGGTCATCTGTAGAAAGGACTCGTTCGTCCTCGAAGATGCTATGAAAAAGGCCGATGTCGCGCTTCTGACAGCCAAGAAAGAGCCTGATATCGGCTGGTTGCAATTCGATGAGGCGATGGCTGCAGAGTATCACAAGGAACAGAAGCTGAAGGATGACTTCAGGATCGCCCTGCGCGAGGGTTACATCACGCCAGTCTACCAGCCAATGTACACGCCCGACGGCGCCAGGCTGGTCTGCTGTGAGGCGTTGGCGCGCTGGCACCACCCGGAACTCGGTAGCATCGTGCCGGCGCGATTTATTCCCATCGCCGAGCAATACGGGTTTATTCACGAGCTGACAGTGTCCATGATGAACCGTGCCTGCAGGGATTGCGCCGGGTGGCACGACCCGACCATATGCGTGTCGGTCAACCTGAGCGCCGTTGACCTTGCCAACCACAGGATACTCGACGTCATAAAAATTGCGCTTACCAGTGCGAAACTTGACCCGCATCGACTGCAAATAGAGGTGACAGAAAGCGTTTTCGTAAAGGACCGCGGCCAAGCCGCAGGCGTCCTGCGCAATCTGCAAGATATGGGGATCAGGATCGCCATTGATGATTTCGGAACTGGGTATTCCAACCTGGCGCTCATCAACGACATGCCACTTGATAAACTGAAAATAGATCGGTCGTTTGTCGAGAACATTGTCACGGATCAGCGTGCCAGAACGTTTTTCACCTCGATGGTCACCTTTACCAAATCCCTTGGGTTCGGGATCGTGGTTGAAGGGGTGGAGACGCTCGAGCAGCTTAATATTATACAGATGTCCAATGTCGATCTCATTCAGGGCTATTTGTTTGGGCGGCCGATGGTGAACGACGACATCAATGCGCGCATAGATGAACTCCTGGCGATTGACAAAGGGCAGACGGGAAAGAAAGTTGTTCGGATCAAAAAGCCTTGA